GAAAGAAAAGGAACTGTGGCTGGCTGGCGACAACTACAAGGTCTTCTCCCGCTCGCGGCTGTTCCTGCGGTTGAAGGAGGCGCTGGACGAGTTCGGTGCGGCCGCCGGCCTGCAGCCGGACATGGCGATGGTGCAGTCGATCGCCGGCGGTGAGTCGGCGGTTGCGGTATACGACATCGGCAAGCTGGAGTTCCTCTACGTCACGCGTATGCCGGCTTCACGCGCGCTGGAAAGCCTGCTGTGGCAGAAGCGCGCGGAGTTCGAACCACGCAAGGTTGCGGAGATCGAATACTTCATTCGCACCGATCCCGAATCGCGCCGCGTGGTGGCTTTCGCCGCCACCGACGACACTCTGCTGCTGGCCACGCGGGAAGACCTGCTGGCGGGCGCGCTGCAGCGCATCTCCGGCCAGCCCGGAGCTTCCGCGGCGCACGAAGGCTGGTACGAGCGCGCGGTCAGCGCAGCCGGCAAACGCGGCGACCTGCGCTTGGTGATGAACCTGGAGGCGCTGGCCAAGAGCCCGCACTTCCGCTCGTACTGGATCCAGCAGAACATCAGCGAAGTACGGCAGTTCGCAGCCGGAGTCAGTGACCTGCACCGTTCCGCAGAGGAGTATCGCGAAGAGCGTGTGCTGATTTTCAAGGATTCAGGCGAGACGAGCGCACCCGAGGGCGAGCCGGCGGCCCTGGCCGAAGTGCTGCGCCTGGTCCCGGACGATGCGGGGCTCTATCGGGCCTGGACCTCGCCCAGTACGGACCATGCGCTGGAGCTGCTGGAACGCAAGGTGCTGGCCCCGCGTGCCGGCGCCGGAGCGCCTTCGAAGGTCGCGCCGGGGGTGGCACTGAGCGAGGGCGTCATAGGGAGCGAAAGCGATCTTGAGACCCGCATTGACGAAGCGCCGCTTCCGGCGGCGGGCGGAACATTTTCCCCGCAGGCCCTGCGACGGCTGCTCGACGCTGCCCAACTGCGGGCTCTGCTGGCGCTCCAGTCCAGCGTCGCGGAGAAGGATTCCGGGTTCGTCGGCAACCGCTCCGCCATCGTTCTGCTCGGCGCTTCGGAGTGGAATGGAGAAGCGGTGCGTGGCGCCCTGCGCGACGCAGTGGAGAACCTGTGGACGACGTCGCATCTCGGAGCGGCGTGGGTCGAGCGAAAGGAGGGCGGCGAGAGCTACCACGCACTGGACGGGCTAACGCGACTGGCGGTCGCCGTGCGCGGCCGGATGTTGGTGGTATCGGACTCTCCCGAGACGCTGTTGGCTGTGCTCCGAAGCTCCGCGGCGGCGCCCGTGCCCAACGATACTGTCTATGCTGCTGGCTTCCGCCATGGTCGCGAGCGCGAGAATTTCGCGCGCATGATGCGCTGGATGGATTACCCGGCCATGCAAAGCGAGAGCGGTGACGCCGAGTCACGCCAGCCGCGCTTTTTCTCCGAAAACATCGCCAGCCTCAGCCGAACCTTGGCGCTCGTGGAGTGCGCTACCGTCGTGCGGCAGCGCTCCGGCGCCGCCGTCAAGGAAACCGTGCGCTACCGCCTGCAGCCATGACCCGAATCCTCAGGTTCGTGGCCGTCGCACTGGCTCTGCTTGTGCTGGGGTGGCCCGCGCCTCCAGCTTCAGCCGGTTCTGGAACCGTGCCCGACCTCTACGCCCATTCGGTGGCGCGCGCGCTGGAGCAACGCTTCGACGACCAGGATCTTTCCTTCCTTCTGCTGCATGCGCGCACGAGCGAGATTCTCGGCGCGCGCTGGGAAGATGCCGACCAGCCCGTCCCCATGGGCTCGCTGCTCAAACCGTTCACGGCCCTGGCCTGGGGTGAAACCCATTCCTTCCGCTATCCCGAGCACGTTTGCCACGGTACGCGCGGAGGCTGCTGGCTTCCGCGCGGCCACGGACGACTTGGCCTGACGGCCGCCGTGGCCCATTCCTGCAACGCCTACTTCCACGCCCTGGCAGAAGGAATGCACGCCGAGGACGTTTCCTCGGTGCTGCGGCGCTACGGGCTCCCGCAATTACCACCGGAAGCTGCCGGAGATGAACTGTTCGGCGCCGGCAATCATTGGCGCGCTCAGCCGGCGGCTGTCGCGCGCGCCTACGTTCGCCTGGTGAAACGCGCCGAGGACCCCGGTGCTCACGAGATCGTCCACGGCATGATGCTCTCGGCTGAGCTGGGTACCGGAAGCGCCGTCGGCCACGCTGTGCCCGAGCATGCGGCGCTGGTCAAGACCGGCACCGCGCCCTGCCAGCATGCCAGGCACGCACCCGGCGACGGATTCGTGGTCTTGCTCTATCCAGCCGCTTCTCCGCAGTTCGTGCTGCTGGTACGCAGGCACGGGAAGCCGGGCTCGGAAGCCGCAGCGGTCGCGGGAGAGATGCTGCGCTTTATTGCGGGCACCGAAGAAGGATCATGAGGAAAGACCGGCATACCACAACACGCCGCTGGCCGGCCGCGGTGCTAGTGCTGGCAGTGGCGCCGTTCCTGTTCTCTTCGGGACAGCCGGTTGAGTCACCCACCGTTCGCATCGGCGTGTTCGGACTTTTTCGGCCACAAGAGCTTGTGCTCCGCCCAGCGCCCGGAGCCACCGTAACCATCGAACTCGGCGGCAGCGCTATGTCGCTGGCCGGAGGGCAGAGCGCGCACCTGCGCCTGATGAAGGGCGGGATCGAATGCCGCGGAGCCGGGCGGCGACTGGTCGGCAAAGTGCTCCGGGCCCGGTCTCCGGATGCCGGCGAGTTCCAGTTAGCTGTGCCAAACAAGATCGAACGCCACTATCGCGGAAGCCTCGGCGTCACAGCCTCCGGTGGAAGCCTGCAACCGGTCATCACCATGGACGTCGAAACCGCGGTAGCCTCGGCGGTGGCGGCGGAAAGCCCGCCTGGCGCGCCGCTGGAGGCGCTGAGGGCACAGGCGGTGGTGGCGCGCTCGTACTACGTCGCGGGACGCGGCCGCCACTCGGGCTTCGACTTTTGTGACACCACGCACTGCCAGTTCCTGCGCCATCCGCCGGAGGAGGATGATCCGGCCTGGCTTGCGACGGCGGCCACGCGCGGGCTAGTGCTCAGCTATCAGGGAGAGGTGCTGCCTGCGCTTTATTCGGCCAGTTGTGGCGGTCGCACTCTCACGCTGGCCGAGGCAGGGCTGAGGAGTGATGGCTATCCGTATTTCTCGGTCGCCTGTCCTGAACACGCCAAACAGTGGGAGCGGCGGCTGTCTGCCGCTGATGCAGAACGGGTCGTATCGGCAAAGCGCATCGAAGCCTCGCGCCTCGAGATCGGACGGCGACTAGGCTGGGACGCGCTTCCAGGCAACAGCTATGTGGTCGAAGAAAACGGCGACGAAGTCGTGCTTCACGGCCGCGGTCTGGGTCACGGCGTGGGCTTCTGCCAGCAGGGAGCCAGCGTACTGGGCGCCGAAGGCGCCAGCTTCCGTGAGATTCTGCAGCACTACTATCCGAGCACGGAAGTCATACCCGCTCGTCCCTGATTAGGGGATGAGCAGCAACTTTCCCGCGGTCCTGCGGCTCTCCAGATCCCGATGCGACTGCGCCGCTTCCCGCAAGGGGTAGGTCTTTTCAATCCTCAGTTGCAACTCGCCGGTTGCGACGAGCCCGAGGACCTCGCCGGCTCGCCACCGCAGTTCCTCGCGCGTCGCGACATGCTGGGCGAGGCCGGGACGGGTAAGGAAGAACGACCCTTTTTGCAGCCGGCGCAGGTCTAACGGCTCAACTGCGCCACTGGCCTGACCGAAAAGCACCAGCATGCCGCGTGGCGCGAGCGCCTCCAGGCTCTTGTCGAAAGTGTCGCGCCCGACCGAGTCGTAGACCACGGCGACACCTTTGCCGTCGGTGAGCCGCCGTGTTTCCAGGGCGAAGTCCTGTTGCGTGTAGAGGATGACGTGGTCCGCGCCCGCCTGGCGCGCCAGTTGCGCCTTGGCGTCGCTGGAGACAGTGCCGATCACGCGTGCCCCTGCGCGCTTGGCGAACTGAACCAGCAGCAGGCCGACTCCTCCAGCCGCGGCGTGAATGAGCGCCGTATCGCCTGCCTTGAGCTGGAAGGTGGAAGTGACCAGGTAATGCGCGGTCATGCCCTGCAGCATGGCCGCGGCCGCCGACCGGGCATCGATGCCGGCGGGCAGCCGCACCAGCCGCGAGGAAGGCACCAGCGCGTGTTCGGCGTAAGCCCCCAGCGTCATCGCCCAAGCCACGGCGTCACCTGGCTTCACGTCGGATTCGTCGCCTGTCTCTTCCACTACGCCGGCGGCTTCCATGCCGGGAACGAACGGAAGGCTTACCGGATACTGCCCTGAGCGGTGATACACATCGATGTAGTTGACTCCCGTCGCGGCGATTCGCACCAGAGCCTGCCCCGGTCCCGGCTTAGGAGTTTCTACCTCCCGCAAGACCAATGCTTCCGGCCCTCCCACCTTCTCGACAAGGATGGCGTTCATCGGTATCTCGTCCGGAGATGAGATGAACGAGCCGGGTGATCGGACGCGGAACTTGTGCTAGCCCACCTGCACCAGGCCTTCGGTCTCCTGGCGGAGCGGCGCAAGGCGTGTACGTTCCAATTCATCCCGATAGAAAAGATTGTAGGTGTCGAACGGAATCAGACGTCCGTCGGGATGCACGATGTGGATGCAGGTCTTTTTCACCGAGCGCACGTCGAAGGAATAGGCGTCGATGAACTGGATGATGAGCACGCGGAAGACGTTTTCGTAGCTGAGGTCGGGTGGCGCGGCCAGCATGGGCAGGCAGCACAGCAGCTCGCGCAGCGAGCCTGCGCCCGAGCGCGGCGAGTGATTGGTGGCGAACAGTTTGAACACGCCTTCGCGCACCGCATCGTCCTGTTCGTACACGATGGTGTTGCGCCCGGCGTTGATCAGCACCTGGGGATCGATCATCCCCGTCAGCGGCACGACCTTGCCGTTCAGCTTGAGCGCGTAACCCATCGCCAGTGAATCCGGATGGCAGGGAACCGGGATCACATCCTCGGGGCGGAAGACGGACGATTGTTCGAGGATCCTGCGCCGCACTTCCGTCAGCGTGAGCCGGTCGGTCGCCGGATCGAACTGCTCCAGCCGGCCTGCGGCCTGGATGGGCTGGAAGGTCACGCCGCGCACACAGGGTTGCTGCAAAGCGTAGTCGATGATGCGTCCGACTTCGCCGTCGTTCAGTCCCTTCTTGAGCGTGACTACCAACGTGGTGGAAACGCCCAGCCGGTTCAGCCGCTCGAGCGCCTGCTCGCGCACCCGGCGCAGGTCCGCGCCGCGCAGTTCCATGAGCGCGTCGCGTTCGAAAGAGTCAAACTGGAGATAGACCTCGAAGTCCGGCATGTACTCGGCCAGGCGCCTGGCGAAGTCCTCCTCCTGCGCGATGCGGATGCCGTTGGTGTTCAACATCAGGTGGCGGATGGGGCGCTGCTTGGCCAGGTCGAGCACGGCGAAGAAGTCGGGGTGCAGGGTAGGCTCGCCGCCCGAGACCTGCAGCACGTCCGGCCGGCCTTCGTTGCGTACCACGGCGTCCAGCATGAATTCGATTTCCCGCAGCGAGCGGAACTGCATGCGCGCCGGGCCGCTCTCGGCGTAGCAGATGGGGCACTTCAGGTTGCAGTAGTCGCAGATCTCCACCAGCGAAAGGCAGGAGTGCTGCTGATGGTCGCTGCACAAGCCGCAATCGTAGGGGCAACCCCACTTCACCGGCGTGTTGAACACCAGCGGCATCTCCGGCGGCTTGATGAACACTTCCCGGCAGCGCCGGTAGTATTCGACGTCGTCGGCAATCAGCACCTTTTCGTTGCCATGTTCCGGGCAGCGCTTGAGCAGGAAGACCTTGTCGTCCTGGAAGACGATCTTGCCTTCCACCTTGCGAAAGCAAGCGGAGCACAGGGAGAGCGCAACGTCG
Above is a window of Terriglobales bacterium DNA encoding:
- a CDS encoding penicillin-binding transpeptidase domain-containing protein, whose product is MTRILRFVAVALALLVLGWPAPPASAGSGTVPDLYAHSVARALEQRFDDQDLSFLLLHARTSEILGARWEDADQPVPMGSLLKPFTALAWGETHSFRYPEHVCHGTRGGCWLPRGHGRLGLTAAVAHSCNAYFHALAEGMHAEDVSSVLRRYGLPQLPPEAAGDELFGAGNHWRAQPAAVARAYVRLVKRAEDPGAHEIVHGMMLSAELGTGSAVGHAVPEHAALVKTGTAPCQHARHAPGDGFVVLLYPAASPQFVLLVRRHGKPGSEAAAVAGEMLRFIAGTEEGS
- a CDS encoding SpoIID/LytB domain-containing protein, with amino-acid sequence MRKDRHTTTRRWPAAVLVLAVAPFLFSSGQPVESPTVRIGVFGLFRPQELVLRPAPGATVTIELGGSAMSLAGGQSAHLRLMKGGIECRGAGRRLVGKVLRARSPDAGEFQLAVPNKIERHYRGSLGVTASGGSLQPVITMDVETAVASAVAAESPPGAPLEALRAQAVVARSYYVAGRGRHSGFDFCDTTHCQFLRHPPEEDDPAWLATAATRGLVLSYQGEVLPALYSASCGGRTLTLAEAGLRSDGYPYFSVACPEHAKQWERRLSAADAERVVSAKRIEASRLEIGRRLGWDALPGNSYVVEENGDEVVLHGRGLGHGVGFCQQGASVLGAEGASFREILQHYYPSTEVIPARP
- a CDS encoding radical SAM protein — translated: MPVRPYLFYDVALSLCSACFRKVEGKIVFQDDKVFLLKRCPEHGNEKVLIADDVEYYRRCREVFIKPPEMPLVFNTPVKWGCPYDCGLCSDHQQHSCLSLVEICDYCNLKCPICYAESGPARMQFRSLREIEFMLDAVVRNEGRPDVLQVSGGEPTLHPDFFAVLDLAKQRPIRHLMLNTNGIRIAQEEDFARRLAEYMPDFEVYLQFDSFERDALMELRGADLRRVREQALERLNRLGVSTTLVVTLKKGLNDGEVGRIIDYALQQPCVRGVTFQPIQAAGRLEQFDPATDRLTLTEVRRRILEQSSVFRPEDVIPVPCHPDSLAMGYALKLNGKVVPLTGMIDPQVLINAGRNTIVYEQDDAVREGVFKLFATNHSPRSGAGSLRELLCCLPMLAAPPDLSYENVFRVLIIQFIDAYSFDVRSVKKTCIHIVHPDGRLIPFDTYNLFYRDELERTRLAPLRQETEGLVQVG
- a CDS encoding quinone oxidoreductase, with product MNAILVEKVGGPEALVLREVETPKPGPGQALVRIAATGVNYIDVYHRSGQYPVSLPFVPGMEAAGVVEETGDESDVKPGDAVAWAMTLGAYAEHALVPSSRLVRLPAGIDARSAAAAMLQGMTAHYLVTSTFQLKAGDTALIHAAAGGVGLLLVQFAKRAGARVIGTVSSDAKAQLARQAGADHVILYTQQDFALETRRLTDGKGVAVVYDSVGRDTFDKSLEALAPRGMLVLFGQASGAVEPLDLRRLQKGSFFLTRPGLAQHVATREELRWRAGEVLGLVATGELQLRIEKTYPLREAAQSHRDLESRRTAGKLLLIP